The Psychrobacter sp. LV10R520-6 genome includes a region encoding these proteins:
- a CDS encoding aldehyde dehydrogenase family protein, which translates to MKDFNLIINGKSIAATNYFDVINPADKSVVARCPKASVEQLNDAVAAAKAAFPDWSALTYAERRDKLMQLADAVEAHGKDIMTLLTKEQGKPMKGFADLGSGFELNGALAWIRGTASMELTPETIQDNDVARIELHRKPLGVVGSITPWNYPLLIGVWHIIPALLTGNTVVMKPSEMTPLTILYFGEIAKEILPKGVLNVVTGAGDIGAAISSHEDIRKVVFTGSTPTGKAIMRSAADNLKRLTLELGGNDAGIVLADADIDACAPKIFATSFINNGQTCAALKRLYVHESVHDQLCKALTNIATSMKTGNGFDEDTDFGPLQNQEQLNIVKALAEDAKDRGANFLCGGKVSNDNGYFYPITLVNDINDGSRLVDEEQFGPILPIIKFSNVEDAIVSANRLQVGLGGSVWSKDLEKAQIIASRLECGTVWINNHAMVQPDAPFGGVKDSGFGVEFGEAGLKEYTSIQTVQIFKS; encoded by the coding sequence ATGAAAGATTTTAACTTAATTATCAACGGTAAAAGTATCGCAGCTACCAATTATTTCGATGTTATCAATCCTGCAGATAAATCTGTGGTCGCTCGCTGTCCAAAGGCCAGTGTCGAACAATTGAATGACGCAGTAGCTGCTGCCAAAGCGGCATTCCCTGATTGGTCAGCACTAACTTACGCAGAACGGCGAGACAAGTTAATGCAACTTGCTGATGCGGTGGAAGCTCATGGTAAGGATATCATGACGCTACTTACTAAAGAACAAGGCAAACCTATGAAAGGATTTGCTGATTTAGGTTCAGGATTTGAACTTAACGGTGCACTAGCATGGATACGTGGCACAGCCAGCATGGAGTTGACTCCAGAAACTATTCAGGATAACGATGTCGCTCGTATAGAGCTGCATCGCAAGCCACTTGGTGTTGTGGGTTCAATTACACCGTGGAATTATCCATTACTAATAGGCGTTTGGCACATAATTCCTGCTTTGCTAACTGGCAACACAGTAGTCATGAAGCCATCTGAAATGACACCATTGACCATATTATACTTTGGTGAAATTGCTAAAGAAATTTTACCAAAAGGCGTGTTGAATGTGGTGACTGGTGCAGGCGATATTGGCGCGGCTATTTCTTCACATGAAGATATTCGCAAAGTTGTTTTTACGGGCTCCACACCCACAGGCAAAGCCATTATGAGGAGTGCTGCTGATAACTTAAAACGCTTGACTCTTGAATTGGGCGGCAATGATGCAGGTATTGTCTTAGCCGATGCCGATATTGACGCTTGCGCCCCTAAAATTTTTGCAACCTCTTTTATTAATAACGGACAAACTTGTGCAGCACTAAAACGTCTTTATGTTCATGAATCAGTGCATGACCAGCTCTGTAAAGCATTGACCAACATAGCGACCAGTATGAAGACGGGTAATGGGTTTGATGAAGATACTGACTTTGGGCCTCTACAAAATCAGGAGCAACTGAATATCGTAAAAGCGCTTGCAGAGGATGCTAAAGATCGGGGTGCAAATTTCTTATGTGGTGGTAAAGTTTCTAATGATAATGGTTACTTTTATCCCATAACCCTAGTAAACGATATCAATGATGGCTCAAGATTAGTCGATGAGGAACAGTTCGGTCCAATTTTACCCATTATTAAATTTAGCAATGTAGAAGATGCGATTGTCAGTGCAAATCGGTTGCAAGTTGGACTTGGTGGCTCAGTATGGTCTAAAGATTTGGAAAAAGCGCAAATTATTGCTTCACGTTTAGAATGTGGCACAGTTTGGATAAACAATCATGCAATGGTTCAACCTGATGCACCATTTGGTGGCGTTAAGGACTCAGGGTTTGGAGTAGAATTCGGAGAAGCGGGTCTCAAAGAGTATACTTCTATACAAACGGTGCAAATTTTTAAATCTTAA
- a CDS encoding IS3 family transposase, translating into MESFFAILECETIYIDKPKTIDTLEQQIHEYITYYNYERTQLKLRGLSLVQYISLSLA; encoded by the coding sequence TTGGAGAGCTTCTTTGCAATACTTGAGTGCGAGACTATTTATATTGATAAACCTAAAACTATTGATACACTAGAACAGCAGATTCATGAGTATATTACTTATTATAATTATGAAAGAACTCAGTTAAAATTGAGAGGACTGAGTCTTGTGCAATATATATCTCTGTCCTTAGCTTAA
- a CDS encoding class I SAM-dependent methyltransferase gives MNPYERYVLPKMIDIACGMGNVMKARSKIVPQATGEVLEIGIGSGLNLQFYDPKKVSSVVGVDPAAQMQALGRRRADAISIPVEIVAVDVHGIDAETDRFDTIVMTFTLCSINDPISALQEMKRVLKPRGRLLFCEHGLAPDPSVERWQHRLTPLWKPMAGGCYLNRDIPALIEEGGFIVEELSTEYLPGPRPMTYVYSGWAQQAV, from the coding sequence ATGAATCCATACGAGCGCTATGTATTGCCAAAAATGATCGATATTGCCTGTGGCATGGGTAATGTGATGAAGGCACGATCCAAAATCGTACCTCAGGCGACAGGAGAGGTACTAGAAATTGGAATCGGCAGTGGTCTCAATTTGCAGTTTTACGACCCAAAAAAGGTGTCTTCTGTTGTTGGTGTTGACCCAGCCGCCCAGATGCAGGCCCTCGGACGCAGGCGAGCGGACGCTATCAGTATCCCCGTTGAGATAGTGGCCGTTGATGTGCATGGTATTGATGCTGAGACAGATCGCTTCGACACCATTGTCATGACTTTTACCCTATGCAGCATCAACGACCCTATATCGGCACTTCAAGAAATGAAACGTGTGCTCAAGCCTAGAGGTCGGCTGTTATTCTGTGAACACGGCTTAGCACCGGACCCCTCGGTCGAGCGTTGGCAACATCGATTAACACCTTTGTGGAAACCTATGGCGGGTGGCTGTTATCTGAACCGTGACATTCCAGCGCTTATCGAAGAAGGTGGTTTCATCGTCGAAGAGCTGAGCACAGAGTATTTGCCCGGGCCACGGCCGATGACTTATGTATACAGTGGTTGGGCGCAGCAAGCAGTCTAG
- a CDS encoding BolA family protein produces the protein MSHSNATSHSTPTAVALKEALQALQPQHLTLVNESMNHAGYFEGKESHFKLTIVSDAFTSKRLVGRHQMIYELVTALLTSQGGNVHALAIHAYAPQEWQGQGQSPDSPLCAGQNAG, from the coding sequence ATGAGCCATTCTAACGCCACTTCTCATTCTACTCCGACTGCTGTTGCTCTTAAAGAAGCCCTACAAGCTTTGCAGCCGCAACATCTTACCTTAGTCAATGAATCAATGAATCATGCCGGCTATTTTGAAGGTAAGGAAAGCCATTTTAAGCTTACTATCGTCAGTGACGCTTTTACCAGTAAGCGCTTGGTGGGACGCCATCAGATGATTTATGAGTTGGTAACCGCACTACTAACCTCACAAGGCGGCAATGTGCATGCCTTGGCAATCCACGCCTACGCTCCGCAAGAATGGCAAGGACAAGGACAGAGTCCTGATAGTCCATTATGTGCGGGTCAAAATGCAGGTTGA
- a CDS encoding ArsR/SmtB family transcription factor produces the protein MLNAKMTVVNTSTPIVTTVAALYLYKEPTLKTSTRSTHHTDNNANSNVGHSTDKLDSNTPDFAPIDLAKQMQEASLQASKLLKSLSHPDRLILLCQLTQGEYCVGELETLVGVGQPSLSQQLGILRKDQLVTTRREGKQIYYSIASDDALAVLQLLYQRFCAKTE, from the coding sequence ATGTTGAATGCTAAAATGACCGTAGTCAATACATCTACCCCTATCGTGACCACGGTCGCCGCCCTATACCTTTATAAGGAGCCTACTCTGAAGACTTCTACCCGTTCAACTCATCACACCGATAACAATGCAAATAGCAATGTAGGTCACAGTACAGATAAATTAGATTCAAATACTCCCGATTTTGCACCGATTGATTTAGCCAAACAAATGCAAGAGGCATCATTACAAGCCAGCAAGCTATTAAAATCGCTGTCGCACCCTGATCGATTAATATTGTTATGCCAGCTGACCCAAGGTGAATACTGCGTCGGTGAGCTCGAAACCCTAGTTGGGGTCGGACAGCCGAGCTTATCGCAGCAGCTGGGCATTTTACGTAAAGACCAGCTGGTAACTACCCGCCGAGAAGGTAAGCAGATTTATTATAGTATTGCTAGTGACGATGCTTTAGCCGTATTACAGCTGCTGTATCAACGCTTTTGTGCTAAAACAGAGTAA
- a CDS encoding stalk domain-containing protein, with protein MTHYQPSSHRQQSINTKTNIKSAYNTAFKSTLTALVASLALAYGSQALAHGGKVNMIPIEEAMSTAGADVEYDSYVDVYTITKNSTRVQLKPGSRTAMINGKPLEITNPLLVQQGQILAPETLANEILQSGLDQTFKIEQIPHPLNALSSDEIKQTVAIIKKAKPTETNLRFSDIRLKPPDKDKVWRNVIEDIPYTGDRIATFTLLKGSTVTEGEVNLSKKALTGWKTIENTFGMVLLDDFIAVQDIIQSSPEYKVALKKHGIDDVTKVVGTPLTVGYFGGQDGLLDQQQRILKVVSYLDVGDGNYWAHPIENLVAVVDLDKKKIIKIEEGSIIPVPMTPRPIDGRGLDVVTSKPLNIIEPEGKNYTITGRDVEWNNWKFHIGFDSRTGLQINTVTFNDKGDDRKIMYQGSLAGMVVPYGDPDMGWYFKSYLDAGEYGMGTLTSPLERNVDAPENAVFLEAVIPDYKGNPTTIPNAIAVFERYAGPEFKHQEMGQKNVSTVRRELVVRWVSTIGNYDYIFDWVFQTNGTIGIDAGATGIEAVKAVLADTMHSPTAEEDTRYGTLIDHNIVGPTHQHIYNFRLDLDIDGKSNHITRVDPVVAVNTRGGPRTSAMETRETTVLTEKAAIENFDPTTIRLISNASKENRMGNPVSYQMIPFAGATHPIAKGANFADDEWLFKRLSFMDKQIWVTKYNPDELYPEGKYPNRSDRDTGLGMFTANDEGIHNKDLVTWLTTGTTHIARAEEWPIMPTEWVNVLLKPWNFFDQTPSLQNNQSEDK; from the coding sequence ATGACACATTACCAGCCTAGCTCCCATCGTCAGCAAAGTATCAATACTAAAACTAACATAAAGTCTGCTTACAATACCGCATTTAAGTCTACTTTAACGGCTTTAGTAGCTAGCTTAGCCCTTGCTTATGGCAGTCAGGCGCTTGCTCATGGCGGAAAGGTAAATATGATTCCGATCGAAGAGGCAATGAGTACAGCAGGGGCAGATGTTGAATACGATAGCTACGTTGATGTGTATACCATTACCAAGAATTCCACACGCGTACAACTCAAACCTGGTAGCCGTACCGCCATGATTAATGGGAAGCCTTTAGAAATCACCAATCCTTTATTAGTACAGCAGGGGCAGATATTAGCACCCGAAACTTTGGCTAATGAGATATTACAATCAGGCTTAGATCAAACCTTCAAGATAGAGCAAATCCCGCATCCGTTAAATGCTTTGAGCAGCGATGAGATCAAACAAACAGTGGCTATTATAAAAAAGGCCAAACCTACCGAGACCAATTTACGATTTTCTGATATCCGCCTAAAACCGCCTGACAAAGATAAGGTGTGGCGCAATGTGATCGAAGATATCCCTTATACTGGCGATCGTATTGCAACTTTTACGCTTTTGAAGGGAAGCACTGTCACTGAAGGAGAAGTGAATTTAAGCAAAAAAGCGCTGACCGGCTGGAAAACTATAGAAAATACATTTGGCATGGTGTTGCTAGATGATTTTATCGCGGTTCAAGATATTATTCAAAGTAGTCCAGAATATAAAGTAGCGTTAAAAAAACATGGTATTGACGATGTGACTAAAGTCGTGGGAACACCGCTGACAGTTGGCTATTTTGGGGGGCAAGACGGTCTTCTAGATCAGCAGCAGCGAATTCTTAAGGTCGTATCTTACCTAGATGTGGGAGATGGCAACTATTGGGCGCATCCAATTGAAAATCTAGTTGCAGTCGTTGATTTAGATAAGAAAAAGATTATCAAAATCGAAGAGGGCAGTATTATTCCTGTACCGATGACCCCGCGCCCGATCGACGGTCGTGGTTTGGACGTTGTCACCAGTAAACCGTTAAATATTATTGAGCCAGAAGGGAAAAACTATACCATCACTGGTCGAGATGTTGAATGGAATAACTGGAAGTTTCATATTGGTTTCGATAGTCGTACTGGCTTACAAATCAATACAGTCACATTTAATGATAAAGGCGATGATCGCAAAATCATGTATCAAGGCAGTTTGGCAGGTATGGTTGTGCCTTATGGTGATCCTGACATGGGCTGGTACTTTAAGTCTTATCTAGATGCCGGCGAATACGGTATGGGAACGTTGACCTCCCCACTAGAAAGGAACGTCGACGCACCAGAAAACGCTGTATTTCTTGAAGCGGTCATTCCAGATTATAAAGGCAATCCAACTACCATTCCTAACGCCATCGCAGTATTTGAACGTTATGCTGGTCCCGAGTTTAAACACCAAGAAATGGGACAAAAAAATGTCAGTACCGTACGTCGTGAGTTAGTGGTACGCTGGGTGAGCACCATAGGTAATTATGATTATATATTTGACTGGGTATTTCAGACAAACGGGACGATTGGTATCGACGCTGGCGCCACGGGCATTGAAGCAGTCAAAGCCGTACTTGCAGACACCATGCATTCCCCGACTGCTGAAGAAGATACTCGCTACGGTACGCTAATTGATCATAATATCGTCGGTCCTACTCACCAGCATATTTATAACTTCCGCTTGGATTTAGATATCGACGGAAAGTCCAATCATATAACACGGGTAGATCCAGTGGTAGCAGTAAATACTCGCGGTGGTCCGCGTACCAGTGCAATGGAGACTCGAGAAACCACGGTGTTGACCGAGAAGGCAGCTATAGAAAACTTCGACCCTACTACCATCCGCCTAATCAGTAATGCCAGTAAGGAAAACCGGATGGGTAATCCTGTGTCTTATCAAATGATACCGTTTGCAGGAGCTACTCACCCCATCGCGAAAGGCGCTAACTTTGCGGATGATGAGTGGTTGTTTAAGCGTCTCAGCTTTATGGATAAGCAGATTTGGGTGACCAAATATAACCCAGATGAGCTGTATCCAGAAGGAAAATATCCCAATCGTTCTGACCGAGATACGGGATTAGGCATGTTTACTGCAAATGACGAAGGCATCCATAATAAAGATCTAGTGACATGGCTCACTACAGGTACAACCCATATCGCACGAGCTGAAGAGTGGCCTATCATGCCTACAGAATGGGTGAATGTACTATTAAAACCGTGGAATTTCTTTGACCAAACACCATCGCTACAGAACAATCAAAGTGAAGATAAATAG
- a CDS encoding SirB2 family protein: protein MKHLHMLMAALVIVLFLYQSYLVLSTNKRAPRVVKISTHVVYAWLIFSGAWMLVQLMGANAPVQWVFAKIILLIAAISASIKAFSPNATREESKVGLIIAAVAYVGILILAFVKPDNLF from the coding sequence ATGAAACACTTACACATGTTGATGGCAGCACTAGTAATTGTGTTGTTTTTATACCAAAGCTATTTGGTCTTAAGCACTAATAAACGCGCACCGCGTGTGGTAAAAATCTCTACTCATGTCGTCTATGCATGGCTCATTTTCTCAGGTGCTTGGATGTTAGTGCAACTGATGGGTGCCAATGCACCAGTACAGTGGGTGTTTGCTAAGATTATATTACTTATTGCTGCCATTAGCGCTAGCATTAAAGCGTTTAGTCCCAATGCCACTCGAGAAGAAAGTAAGGTTGGCCTTATCATCGCTGCGGTCGCTTATGTTGGTATCTTAATCTTGGCGTTTGTGAAGCCCGATAACTTATTCTAA
- a CDS encoding MBL fold metallo-hydrolase → MQVHSFLHSDTETYTHVLADVEQKLCAVIDPVLDFDPKSGSTGTTGVDEVIDFVRSQNWQLVYIIETHAHADHLSGAIHLKETLGGELVMGRHITEVQKIFKQIYNFDTSFRTDASQFDILTDEGDTLALGKITITAMHVPGHTPADMAYIAADDEKTAVFVGDTLFAPDVGTARCDFPGGDAKTLYGSIKKLLALDDDTVMYLCHDYPSQGRKYCPTTTVAAQKLGNIHVKDGINEAEFVEMRERRDATLEMPRLIIPAVQVNIDAGHLPEPEDNGTRYLKVPINVLGQ, encoded by the coding sequence ATGCAAGTACATTCTTTCCTACATAGCGATACAGAGACTTATACTCACGTATTGGCGGACGTAGAGCAGAAATTATGCGCCGTTATCGATCCTGTATTAGATTTTGATCCTAAGTCAGGTAGCACGGGCACGACTGGCGTTGATGAGGTTATTGATTTTGTTCGTAGTCAGAACTGGCAGCTGGTTTATATTATTGAGACCCACGCCCATGCCGACCATTTATCAGGGGCTATCCATCTAAAAGAGACGTTAGGCGGTGAGCTAGTAATGGGGCGACATATCACTGAAGTACAAAAAATATTCAAGCAAATTTATAACTTTGATACTAGCTTTCGTACCGATGCCAGTCAGTTTGATATTTTAACGGACGAGGGTGACACTCTAGCACTTGGTAAGATTACCATTACTGCCATGCATGTGCCCGGGCATACGCCAGCCGATATGGCTTACATCGCCGCTGATGATGAAAAAACAGCGGTCTTCGTGGGCGATACCTTATTTGCCCCTGACGTAGGAACTGCCCGTTGTGATTTTCCAGGTGGGGATGCCAAGACCTTGTATGGCTCAATCAAAAAATTACTGGCGCTTGACGATGATACCGTGATGTATTTATGTCACGACTATCCCAGTCAAGGCCGCAAGTATTGTCCAACCACCACTGTAGCTGCGCAAAAACTAGGCAATATTCATGTCAAAGATGGCATCAACGAAGCTGAGTTTGTAGAGATGCGTGAGCGCCGTGATGCTACGCTTGAGATGCCTCGGCTCATTATTCCCGCGGTACAAGTCAACATTGATGCCGGTCATCTTCCTGAGCCTGAAGACAATGGTACTCGTTATTTAAAAGTACCCATTAACGTCCTTGGACAATAA
- the trxC gene encoding thioredoxin TrxC, with protein sequence MSEEKLPGCHVVCPHCQATNHVPATRLSASPNCGKCGKPLLTGSPHELNAQTVSKVIQKNDVLTIVDFWASWCQPCLMMAPEFKTAASQLPQVIFAKIQTDKYEQAAAPYNIRSLPTMVAFRNGKEVARQSGALPSNQIAQWVQSLQ encoded by the coding sequence ATGAGTGAAGAGAAGCTACCAGGGTGTCATGTGGTATGTCCACATTGCCAAGCGACCAATCATGTGCCAGCTACTCGTTTAAGTGCGTCACCCAATTGCGGTAAATGTGGTAAGCCGTTATTAACCGGCAGTCCTCATGAGCTAAATGCGCAAACAGTCAGTAAAGTCATTCAAAAAAATGATGTGTTAACCATCGTAGATTTTTGGGCGAGCTGGTGTCAGCCTTGTCTAATGATGGCACCGGAATTTAAAACCGCGGCCAGTCAATTGCCGCAAGTGATATTTGCTAAGATACAGACTGATAAGTATGAGCAAGCCGCTGCGCCTTATAATATCCGTAGTCTACCGACGATGGTAGCCTTTAGAAATGGCAAGGAAGTTGCACGTCAGTCGGGCGCGCTACCAAGCAACCAAATTGCACAGTGGGTGCAAAGCTTGCAATAG
- a CDS encoding DUF2892 domain-containing protein, with protein MKINVGNTERLLRIIAGIIIIGVGVYYESWWGVVGLIPLLTGLFRFCPLYAMLGMNTCKR; from the coding sequence ATGAAAATTAATGTCGGAAACACTGAAAGATTACTACGTATTATCGCCGGTATAATCATTATTGGAGTGGGTGTTTATTATGAAAGCTGGTGGGGCGTGGTCGGTCTGATTCCTTTATTGACGGGACTATTCCGTTTTTGCCCACTTTATGCGATGTTAGGTATGAACACCTGTAAACGCTAA
- a CDS encoding IS982 family transposase, with translation MPIEEFIINIYLMVEHNYKTIVTEPLRTGGYSPKLSDPEIICMEVVGEFLNRDQDKQIWQYFKQHWQAWFPAIGSYPNFAKHCANLWQVKQRIHDKVSDIEGRDNIHLIDGFPIPVCHYGRAYRHKNYQDHAAFSYCAAKQEKYYGFEGHLLINLSGMIKGFTIAPANVDERDVAPDITDNIHGLLGADKGYISPKLNDYYHSQGIDLQTPLRRNMKDDRPKPLLRRLMKVRRTVETVIGQLSERFNMQKVRAKDLWHLSHRFIRKILSHNLCFVLNKQLGNPPLQFELLVSS, from the coding sequence ATGCCCATAGAAGAATTTATCATCAATATCTATTTAATGGTAGAGCATAACTACAAAACAATCGTCACCGAACCATTAAGAACGGGTGGTTACTCACCTAAACTCAGTGATCCTGAGATTATTTGTATGGAAGTGGTGGGTGAGTTTTTAAATAGGGACCAAGACAAACAGATTTGGCAATATTTTAAGCAGCATTGGCAAGCATGGTTTCCAGCGATAGGCTCATACCCTAACTTTGCTAAGCACTGCGCCAATCTATGGCAAGTCAAACAACGGATACACGATAAAGTCAGTGATATAGAAGGCCGTGACAACATTCATCTCATTGATGGCTTTCCCATACCTGTCTGTCATTATGGGCGAGCTTATCGGCATAAGAATTATCAAGACCATGCCGCTTTCAGTTACTGTGCCGCCAAGCAAGAAAAGTATTATGGCTTTGAGGGTCATCTGCTGATTAACTTATCGGGCATGATTAAAGGTTTTACTATCGCTCCTGCCAATGTTGATGAAAGAGACGTTGCACCTGATATCACTGATAACATTCATGGTCTGCTTGGCGCTGATAAAGGGTATATCAGCCCTAAGCTCAATGACTACTATCACTCTCAAGGGATAGATCTACAAACACCATTGAGACGTAATATGAAAGATGACAGACCCAAACCCCTACTAAGACGGTTAATGAAAGTCCGCCGTACGGTTGAAACCGTGATTGGTCAGTTGTCAGAACGATTTAATATGCAAAAGGTACGGGCTAAAGACTTATGGCATCTATCTCATCGATTTATTCGTAAGATTCTGTCGCATAATCTGTGCTTTGTGCTCAATAAACAACTTGGAAACCCACCACTTCAGTTTGAGCTGCTTGTTTCAAGTTGA
- a CDS encoding M48 family metallopeptidase has protein sequence MKKLLTTTVMAASLSVLSLTGCTSTTNSGAIGVDRQQLLLVSSEQVLEMSAQSYNKNIQQARASGVLDTNSAQLNRLKNVANRLVGQVGVYRPDAAKWKWEVHTINSKELNAFVMPGGKIMFYSGIVDRLNLTDDEIAAIMGHEMSHALREHSRERLSRQYATQTGIGVAASVFGLSQGQADLANLAGDFGISRPHSRTQESEADQMGLELMARAGYNPQAAITLWQKMQRASQGEPPQFLSTHPTSSNRIAQLQSLMPKVMPLYQRSRR, from the coding sequence ATGAAAAAATTGCTTACTACTACGGTTATGGCGGCATCGCTATCGGTGCTAAGCCTTACCGGTTGTACCAGTACTACTAATAGTGGTGCGATCGGGGTTGATCGCCAACAGCTGCTACTAGTCTCTAGCGAGCAAGTCTTAGAGATGTCTGCGCAGAGCTACAATAAAAATATCCAACAAGCGCGTGCGAGTGGTGTTCTTGACACTAATAGCGCTCAGCTGAACCGTCTCAAGAATGTTGCAAATCGTTTGGTAGGTCAAGTCGGTGTTTATCGTCCCGATGCCGCAAAATGGAAATGGGAAGTACATACTATTAACTCAAAAGAGCTGAATGCTTTTGTCATGCCCGGTGGCAAAATAATGTTTTATAGTGGCATCGTTGACCGTCTAAACTTAACGGATGATGAGATCGCCGCTATTATGGGTCATGAGATGTCACACGCGCTGCGCGAACACTCGCGCGAACGTCTCTCACGTCAGTATGCCACCCAAACTGGTATCGGTGTTGCAGCTAGCGTCTTTGGTCTATCACAAGGTCAGGCAGATCTTGCAAACTTGGCGGGTGACTTTGGGATTAGCCGTCCACACAGCCGTACCCAAGAAAGCGAAGCGGATCAAATGGGTCTAGAACTGATGGCGCGTGCTGGCTATAATCCACAAGCCGCCATTACCTTATGGCAGAAAATGCAACGTGCCAGCCAAGGTGAGCCACCCCAATTCTTAAGCACTCACCCAACCAGTAGCAACCGTATTGCCCAGTTGCAATCGTTGATGCCCAAAGTGATGCCGCTGTATCAAAGATCACGCCGTTAA